Proteins encoded by one window of Papaver somniferum cultivar HN1 unplaced genomic scaffold, ASM357369v1 unplaced-scaffold_6695, whole genome shotgun sequence:
- the LOC113343796 gene encoding uncharacterized protein LOC113343796, with the protein MTRPDITYDVNQVSQYMHRPTQTHFMVVKRIIRYLKGALGHGICFWRDSSFHLTAYSDADWGGDPDTSRSTTGHCIFLGRNLVSWGSKKQPTVSTSSTEAEYRDLSSTSAELIWIGYLLRDLNIYLKQPPILYCDKPLIWL; encoded by the coding sequence TATTACATATGATGTCAATCAAGTTAGTCAATATATGCATCGGCCTACTCAGACCCATTTCATGGTTGTTAAGCGCATCATTCGATATCTTAAGGGTGCATTGGGTCATGGCATTTGCTTCTGGCGTGACTCCTCTTTCCATCTTACGGCTTATTCTGATGCAGACTGGGGTGGTGATCCTGATACTTCTCGATCAACTACTGGTCATTGCATTTTCTTGGGAAGAAATCTAGTTTCCTGGGGTTCTAAAAAGCAACCTACAGTCTCCACCAGCAGCACTGAAGCTGAGTATCGAGATTTATCATCTACTTCAGCTGAACTTATTTGGATCGGATACTTATTGCGTGATCTTAATATTTATCTGAAGCAACCTCCTATATTATACTGTGACAAGCCACTTATTTGGCTATAA